CCTCAATCTGGCCTTAACCATCGCCGTCGCCCAGATTCTACTCGCAGATCCCCTGCATGGATGTTGCCACCAGACACAAACTCCATGCACCCCTCCTCCTACTCCTGATCCATGCCGTCAAATCCCCTTAGAGCAGATCCAGACGAGTCAGATTATCGAAGCCAAGGATCGCGGCATCATCGATTACCTCCGCGCCGACAAGACGCGGACCTACCAAAACCAACAGCCGATCATAGAAGAGTTCACCACGGAGCAGCAGGCCCGAATCTTGGAGGTGTATGGAGGATTTGGGAGGAACCGACAGGTCTATGACACCCTTCTTTGGGACGGCGAAGGGGTCTACAACAACGAGACCGGCAACGAGACAGCACCTTACCCGGTACCAACCAAATTTGTCCCCCGTAAACGCAGAGACGCAGTAGCAGCTCCAGGAGTTTCCATCTGCCCTGTCAACAACATCATGACGACCCTCATCACTGCATTCAACACTGATGATGAGCCGCTACAGATTGTCCAAGTAAGTGATCATCTTTTTTGCTGCTTACTCGTCggtttaatcatgttaatcttCTTTTTACTTTAGTGAGCTAGGCAAAGTTTGACCGTACGTCTTTTGGAGAGCCGGCCATCCCCTAAATATGAAGCATAGGCTactttcatctttttctttaatCTTTTGGCGAGGTATAAGTTTTGACCTCTTTTGGAAAGCccatcccccttttttttcgcTGGTCAGATTTTTGGTAATCTTTCTGTGTGCCCCTGTCTCTGAAATCTCGGATTCGCCCCCATCATTGCTTGTGTATCCCGTTATActatctggggcccgtttctcaacacctggacaagttgGTCAtgtctttatccaccaaccacgtaGTTAATCTTACCACGTTTCACGAAAGGCTTAACTAAAATCGGTAAAAAGATTGTAAAtacgttttcaaaataataccagacgtaaattatgcatcatacattaAACCATGCAGACTGGAGCAATTAATTgctaagaaaatgaaattatgaataattcatttcatgactaaaaatcacatgtggacgttgaaatatgcattttgatagtttacgaaagtaaaccataatgGGTATTgtagaatgatgatgattatacgttttttattttgattccaacatcatcaaaatatagtttaacataaattgtttgaaataccgaaaaatatgatttgacaTTCTATGCATAGAGATAGAATATATCCGaatgttaataggggtctgaagaCAACAAATACGACTCCAGTTATAGATGGCCTGACGTGGAAGAATCTGTATTGATTCaatcattttaatatttcaaaatgaatggttttggtacgttttttatagtttctttaaaattatcattgaatgatctatcccacttgttttgcagtgtaatttcaacttctatgattgattacgtaagattatactTTTCAAATTTCGAGGGACTTTTGCATATATACCATAGTCTAACCCActtgatgccactacgtcattaagaaagaaattatgacaggttcggagcccgggggccacttccattgacgagtggctaccatgcgcgaccacggggtcttgaaaagcaccctaaacacgtattttccatattctgaaaatgcaccccttaacaagtgtTGGCGtttgaaaccctacccttacaattattggaaacaaatactattggcaagtattcccagaactgagcccctaaacaagtacagcgatgtattttccatattttgaaaatgcaccccttaacaagcatgggcggaaatctgtcccgaaaggtagggggacaacaggggcggatccagccttcgccaatggggggggggggcgtttttTTCTCAGCcatatgttaatccccgatcggccgctcgaagatgatttttgtttgtttcattgaaggagtagtcctcatggCCACTTTTTAGCTTCATTCTTAtaattcaacataaatatataatatcataatccttatctatataatttttttttttttttttggggggggggggggatttcatgtattttttcctaaaattggaacattctgggcaatgtttgttatcctgaaaaagatgtatatgcaactaaataattacttcgaacgcgaagtgcgagcagatgttaactgatggaaaaggttaGCCATGaatacgttacatatttcaacaatcaaataatgcgagcgcgaagcgcgagcttaaattttttttgaaatttttgcctaaagaatggaaattataagcactttttgtaactgaaacatataataggtatataactaaccaattgatgcgaacgcgaagcgcgagcggaaaattttgaggtttagacctaagaacgagacactctattcatgttttgtaaatcatgaaaaggatgagtaattgggggccttccttacacccggtccttacattaataatgcgagtgcaaagtgcagccataaaatgttttttttaatttgaactgatcgaaaaggtacttgttaaggactgcttgcactgagccatgaagacgttacatatttcaacaatcaaataatgctagcgcgaatcgcgagctgaaaattgttgacatttctacaaaaagaatcgaaaattttaatcaattttcgtgatcgtgaacagggtagctatataactaaccaattgatgcaagcgaagcgcgagcagaaaaatttcgagatttagacctaaaacgggacactctattcatgttttgtaaatcatgaaaaggatgagtaataggggatctttctacattaataatgcgagcacaaagcgcgggcagaaaatttttgatattgtgatctgaaactggataatgatttaaatagagaacaggttgaatatctgaatctaggcattctacacctcttttatcatgaaaaatctgaaaaagagtccatttcagctatatatttcaagcactttgtaggaaaattgtgaggtggatatggatcgcacttaataagagctgatatttttcattgttatttgagttttgacatataggaccgggacatccttgggacatgtcatatgaaaatgatg
The genomic region above belongs to Lytechinus pictus isolate F3 Inbred chromosome 12, Lp3.0, whole genome shotgun sequence and contains:
- the LOC129273066 gene encoding uncharacterized protein LOC129273066: MTVQSLKLLNLALTIAVAQILLADPLHGCCHQTQTPCTPPPTPDPCRQIPLEQIQTSQIIEAKDRGIIDYLRADKTRTYQNQQPIIEEFTTEQQARILEVYGGFGRNRQVYDTLLWDGEGVYNNETGNETAPYPVPTKFVPRKRRDAVAAPGVSICPVNNIMTTLITAFNTDDEPLQIVQFPGFNQWVLRQKCVKSLSPHGQLSGGSSSTLVDISCHTIQRAVYLVAIRLDDNVTLADIDVQEVQVESCASFGP